From Alteribacter keqinensis, one genomic window encodes:
- a CDS encoding alkaline phosphatase: MFKKTVLGVLSAAVVVSGLGLGNVWAEASPPGHGGKPDQPGPPPHAGPKPGKEQVDNVIYMIPDGFSAGYNVNYRHYKEDDVPVWDSFLTGMMMTHSNDNPITDSAAAGTAMSTGIKTNNGMLGLDPDGNELETILEAAHKEGKSTGLVATSTITHATPAAFASHVSSRNNQEEIARQYIEEGTVDVLFGGGMDFFLPETEGGRQPERNLIEEALLEGYQVVQDRHGLLELEEGRVLGLFADNAMAPELHRGETEEPSLGEMTSTAIDLLSQEEDGFFLMVEGSQIDWAGHDNDAAWAMSDTEAFEDAVSAAIDFAKEDENTLVIVAGDHDTGGMTLGGYNSKGTDVGLLRDVTATGAYMAGQLNADRSNVREVVEAYTSIKLTDSEVERVREARTPRITINQIVSDYAGVGWSTTGHTGIEVPIFAYGAGSELLTGMVDNTDVPKAIAEAYGITLGNE, from the coding sequence ATGTTTAAAAAGACGGTTCTTGGGGTTTTGAGTGCAGCAGTTGTTGTCAGTGGTTTAGGTTTGGGAAATGTGTGGGCAGAAGCTTCTCCGCCGGGGCATGGTGGGAAGCCGGATCAGCCGGGGCCGCCGCCGCATGCAGGTCCGAAGCCGGGCAAGGAGCAGGTGGATAATGTGATTTATATGATTCCGGATGGTTTCTCTGCAGGATACAACGTGAATTACCGTCATTACAAGGAAGACGATGTGCCTGTATGGGACAGCTTCCTAACAGGGATGATGATGACGCACTCCAACGACAATCCAATTACCGATTCAGCTGCAGCGGGAACGGCTATGTCCACGGGCATCAAAACGAACAACGGTATGCTGGGTCTCGATCCGGATGGAAATGAGCTTGAAACGATTCTGGAGGCGGCACATAAAGAAGGAAAGTCAACAGGTCTTGTGGCCACGTCCACGATTACCCATGCCACTCCTGCAGCATTCGCTTCCCACGTCAGCTCAAGAAACAATCAGGAGGAAATTGCACGTCAGTATATTGAAGAAGGAACAGTGGATGTGCTTTTTGGAGGAGGTATGGATTTCTTTCTTCCTGAAACAGAGGGCGGCAGACAGCCTGAGCGCAATCTGATTGAAGAAGCTCTGCTGGAAGGGTACCAGGTTGTACAGGACCGCCACGGCCTTCTTGAGCTGGAGGAAGGCAGAGTGCTTGGTCTTTTTGCGGACAATGCCATGGCACCGGAGCTGCACCGCGGGGAAACGGAAGAGCCGAGCCTTGGCGAGATGACGAGTACAGCCATTGACCTCCTGAGCCAGGAAGAGGATGGATTTTTCCTGATGGTGGAAGGAAGCCAGATTGACTGGGCCGGCCATGATAACGATGCTGCCTGGGCAATGAGTGACACCGAAGCATTTGAAGATGCTGTTAGCGCAGCAATTGACTTTGCCAAGGAGGATGAAAATACTCTCGTCATCGTGGCAGGGGATCACGACACCGGAGGCATGACACTTGGGGGATACAACAGCAAGGGGACTGATGTCGGCCTTCTTCGTGATGTCACAGCCACTGGTGCCTACATGGCCGGTCAGCTGAATGCTGATCGCTCCAACGTGCGGGAAGTGGTAGAGGCGTATACGTCTATCAAGCTTACGGACAGCGAGGTGGAGAGGGTCAGGGAAGCACGTACTCCGCGTATCACCATAAACCAGATCGTCAGTGACTATGCGGGTGTCGGATGGTCAACCACAGGGCACACAGGCATTGAAGTACCGATCTTTGCCTATGGAGCGGGATCAGAGCTTCTCACAGGCATGGTCGATAACACAGACGTACCCAAGGCGATTGCAGAAGCCTATGGGATCACTCTCGGGAACGAGTAG
- a CDS encoding SAM-dependent methyltransferase → MITLNPIGVAYNERHETEDDYWGEVVTKIILDRSLPEEALSEIESFSHLEIIFYFHLVEKNKIVTGARHPRNDKKLPKVGIFSQRGKNRPNQLGLTTVKIFKREGRELIVAGLDCINETPILDIKPVMKEFLPKESIVQPQWTSTIMKNYWG, encoded by the coding sequence ATGATTACACTAAATCCAATTGGCGTTGCTTATAATGAAAGACACGAAACCGAAGACGATTACTGGGGGGAAGTTGTGACCAAGATCATTTTGGATCGCTCTCTTCCAGAAGAGGCTCTAAGTGAGATTGAGTCTTTTTCCCATTTAGAGATCATCTTTTATTTCCATTTGGTAGAAAAAAACAAAATAGTTACAGGTGCAAGACATCCAAGAAATGATAAAAAGCTCCCTAAAGTTGGTATCTTCAGTCAACGTGGAAAAAACAGACCTAATCAATTAGGCCTTACAACAGTAAAGATATTCAAACGAGAAGGAAGAGAATTAATTGTGGCAGGCCTTGACTGCATTAACGAAACACCAATCTTAGACATAAAACCAGTGATGAAAGAATTTCTTCCAAAAGAGTCCATTGTTCAACCTCAATGGACAAGTACCATTATGAAAAATTACTGGGGTTAA
- a CDS encoding BCCT family transporter — translation MRRDSEGPDKGRLIDYRIFVPSLLVIIGISIPFSIYEEQATAALNQTFDTIVEVFSWGYIWYAILLLGAGLYLSFSKYGKVVLGDPNEKPRFTLFEYASILIAMGVGSTIMRTGMVEWTAVANDPPFGLEPQSSEALLMGNAYSMFMWSFQVFAIFVMAAPAMGYILHVRKRPLMRISEACRCIFGDRFTEGAGGKFLDIIFLVSILSGAAVTLGLGTPIITYNLSKLFAIEVTFGLTMIVTIVWVILFSLSAYVGIEKGIKRLSTFNMYLAGGFALFIMIAGPGVFILNYFTESVSSLITNYVNISFYTESLELEGASHVQSNTVFWFAYSATWAMLHSIFAAKISQGRTIKEMILTYLLAPTLLSWVATGVLGGLGVHRHLTDAVPVFDIVQNQDDMALIPEILASLPWSTVALVVFAIVAMIFLTTTLDSTTYTIAAYTSTKDMSKYEPSRFLRIATAGIITVLALILMRVGGLAPLEVVSGLMGLPIIIIQFLTIYAAKKMMDQDRAWIHNVRKERVEDSKAS, via the coding sequence TTGAGAAGAGATAGTGAAGGTCCCGATAAGGGCCGGCTGATAGATTATCGGATTTTTGTCCCGTCACTGCTTGTCATTATCGGAATCAGTATTCCGTTTTCCATTTATGAGGAGCAGGCAACGGCGGCATTGAATCAGACCTTCGACACGATTGTGGAGGTATTCAGCTGGGGATACATATGGTACGCGATATTGCTTCTGGGGGCAGGTTTGTATCTGTCTTTTTCAAAATACGGAAAGGTTGTGTTGGGCGACCCGAACGAGAAGCCCCGCTTTACCTTGTTTGAATATGCATCGATCCTGATCGCCATGGGCGTCGGGTCGACGATCATGCGAACCGGGATGGTGGAGTGGACGGCGGTGGCGAACGATCCGCCATTCGGACTTGAACCTCAGTCTTCTGAAGCGCTTCTGATGGGGAATGCCTACAGCATGTTTATGTGGAGCTTTCAGGTGTTCGCGATCTTTGTGATGGCAGCGCCTGCCATGGGATATATCCTTCATGTCCGCAAGCGGCCATTGATGAGAATTTCGGAAGCGTGCCGCTGTATTTTCGGTGACCGGTTTACAGAGGGCGCCGGCGGGAAGTTTCTGGACATCATTTTTCTTGTGAGTATTTTATCCGGCGCCGCGGTCACACTTGGCCTTGGTACACCGATTATTACTTATAATCTGTCCAAGCTGTTTGCGATTGAGGTCACGTTTGGACTGACGATGATTGTTACGATCGTCTGGGTGATATTATTTTCCTTAAGCGCGTATGTAGGAATCGAAAAAGGGATCAAGCGGCTCAGTACGTTTAATATGTATCTGGCCGGAGGGTTCGCGTTGTTTATCATGATTGCAGGACCGGGTGTCTTTATTCTTAATTATTTTACCGAAAGTGTCAGCAGCCTGATTACAAACTACGTGAACATCTCCTTTTATACCGAGTCACTTGAGCTGGAAGGGGCGTCCCACGTCCAGAGTAACACCGTGTTCTGGTTTGCCTACAGCGCAACCTGGGCGATGCTTCACAGTATTTTTGCAGCGAAGATCTCCCAAGGAAGAACGATTAAGGAAATGATTTTAACTTACCTGCTCGCTCCGACGCTGCTCAGCTGGGTGGCGACCGGGGTTCTTGGCGGGCTTGGCGTGCACAGGCATCTGACGGACGCGGTTCCGGTGTTTGATATTGTGCAGAATCAGGATGACATGGCCCTCATTCCGGAGATTCTCGCGTCACTGCCGTGGTCTACAGTGGCTCTCGTTGTATTCGCCATTGTGGCCATGATCTTTTTGACTACAACCCTTGATTCCACAACGTACACCATTGCGGCTTATACTAGCACAAAGGATATGAGTAAGTACGAGCCGTCCAGGTTTCTCCGGATTGCGACAGCCGGAATTATTACCGTTCTTGCGCTTATTCTCATGAGAGTCGGCGGCCTTGCCCCTCTTGAAGTCGTATCGGGCCTTATGGGACTGCCGATCATCATAATTCAGTTTTTGACCATTTATGCGGCGAAAAAAATGATGGATCAGGACCGGGCGTGGATTCACAATGTAAGGAAAGAGAGAGTGGAAGATTCGAAAGCTTCATAG
- a CDS encoding conserved phage C-terminal domain-containing protein, producing the protein MGMKHWNCTVLREEMLKLTGDFKLALVLDQMIYWSQRVSDFKAYMNEERARSEGEACEGEAGWIFKKAEELVEEFMVNVSPKAMRAYLKEFVHHGWLEERNNQKIRWDHTKQYRVSLVKIQADLEVLGYYLKDYREAFWQCGEQVLQDVEPESSVEKPEGENSLPHTPSPRSKEPRSLTIPKITSKTIQKTTSERVPYRAIIQYLNEKTMKTFRETNRLTRKLIKERWDEGYRMDAFVFVIDQKTKEWLGDERMDTYLRPKTLFSEHFENYVNENRQPEGLPGDLAFEKLLNELDEKVV; encoded by the coding sequence ATGGGAATGAAGCATTGGAATTGTACGGTACTGCGAGAGGAGATGCTTAAGCTCACGGGCGATTTTAAGCTGGCACTGGTCCTGGATCAGATGATTTACTGGTCGCAGCGGGTGAGTGATTTTAAGGCGTACATGAACGAAGAGCGGGCCCGGAGTGAGGGTGAAGCGTGTGAGGGAGAGGCAGGCTGGATTTTTAAAAAAGCAGAAGAGCTCGTGGAGGAGTTCATGGTTAACGTGTCACCGAAAGCCATGAGGGCGTACTTAAAGGAGTTTGTGCATCACGGATGGCTCGAGGAGCGGAACAATCAGAAGATCCGGTGGGACCATACGAAGCAGTACCGGGTCAGTCTCGTAAAAATCCAGGCAGATCTCGAGGTTCTTGGTTACTATCTCAAAGACTATAGAGAGGCTTTCTGGCAGTGCGGGGAGCAGGTTCTTCAGGATGTTGAGCCGGAAAGTAGCGTGGAAAAGCCGGAAGGGGAAAATTCCCTTCCCCATACACCGTCTCCTCGTTCAAAGGAACCACGATCCCTTACAATACCAAAGATTACTTCAAAGACTATACAAAAGACTACGTCAGAGAGGGTTCCCTACAGAGCCATCATCCAGTATCTGAACGAGAAGACGATGAAAACCTTCAGGGAAACCAATCGGTTAACGAGAAAACTCATCAAAGAGAGATGGGATGAAGGATACCGGATGGATGCTTTTGTGTTTGTGATTGACCAGAAAACAAAAGAGTGGTTAGGAGATGAGAGGATGGACACATATCTCCGACCTAAGACTTTGTTCAGTGAACACTTCGAGAACTATGTGAACGAAAACCGTCAACCGGAGGGATTACCGGGAGATCTGGCGTTTGAGAAACTATTGAATGAGTTGGATGAGAAAGTAGTGTGA
- a CDS encoding MurR/RpiR family transcriptional regulator: protein MLFHERAHKYEYKLNDTDDQIIEYILANKEEVTDCSIQALASRLYTVPNTITRLCKKLGYTGYSQLKNSLMEEIEEEAVAPKDSFSFNLDKTLSLIDHDKVSQVAKMMVNARKVLFFGVGDTAPYCELMVKNLKIVSKQTEFSIHRHETLFAMEQLTKQDMAFFLSMSGETKDVLDMAEIGKEKGVKLVSLTHFTHNSLKTLTDVNLYCYSPEMRINGFNVTDKTPMMAVLRILSEAFWEMYEK from the coding sequence ATGCTGTTTCATGAACGTGCCCATAAATATGAATACAAGCTCAACGATACGGATGACCAGATTATTGAGTACATCCTGGCGAACAAGGAAGAGGTGACAGACTGTTCCATCCAGGCGCTGGCGTCCCGGTTGTACACGGTCCCGAACACGATTACCAGGCTGTGCAAAAAGCTTGGCTATACGGGGTATTCCCAGCTCAAGAACAGCCTTATGGAGGAAATCGAGGAGGAAGCGGTTGCGCCGAAGGACAGCTTTTCCTTTAACCTCGATAAAACCCTGTCCCTGATTGATCACGACAAGGTTTCCCAGGTGGCGAAGATGATGGTCAATGCGAGGAAGGTGCTGTTCTTCGGGGTGGGGGATACTGCGCCCTACTGCGAGCTGATGGTAAAAAACCTGAAGATCGTCAGCAAGCAGACGGAGTTTTCCATCCACCGGCATGAAACACTTTTTGCCATGGAGCAGCTTACAAAGCAGGATATGGCGTTTTTTCTCAGTATGTCAGGGGAAACAAAGGATGTTCTGGATATGGCTGAGATCGGGAAGGAAAAAGGTGTGAAACTGGTCTCCCTGACCCATTTTACCCACAATTCCCTTAAGACGCTGACCGATGTGAACCTGTACTGCTATTCCCCTGAAATGAGGATCAACGGTTTTAATGTGACAGACAAAACCCCGATGATGGCGGTGCTCCGTATTTTATCCGAAGCCTTCTGGGAAATGTATGAAAAATAA
- the mngA gene encoding PTS 2-O-a-mannosyl-D-glycerate transporter subunit IIABC, with protein MRLQNLTSPELLFTNQPFQSKEEAIRFLIDKLDRAGKLHSKDEFYDAVLEREGLSPTGFEGGLAIPHGKSTAVKEAAFAVATIEKPLSDWESIDPSNQVELVILLAIPENEGGSTHLNLLAEFVTRLSDETYKARLQKSGSSGEMFDNLDRTGEEEPAEKAPVAKGQTILAVTACPAGIAHTYMAAEALVKAGKELGVNVFVEKQGANGVEDRHTKKQLREADAVIFAVDVAVKDGERYRHLPKLKTTVAQPLKNARGIVQEAIDKAGTKPKKEYVDEDGSEEEEDKKSFKTEIKDSVLTGISYIIPIIVAGGMTLAFAVLVSEAFNLQHLYEQEGSWLWYLRELGGTLLGTLMVPILAAYMAYSIADKPALGPGFAAGVAANLIGSGFLGGMLGGILAGYFLRYLKHKVKPKGTFAGFVSFWVYPVIGTLVVGSVMLFVIGQPLAFLNEGLVNWLEGLSGTNAILLGIVLGAMVSFDLGGPVNKAAYTFCIGAMAMGNFVPYAAFASVKMVSAFAVTGATLLAKHYFTKQEREVGKQTWLLGLAGIKEGAIPFMMNDPLRVIPSLVAGSAVTGAIVAYFNIGLAVPGAGIFSLALVEGQTLILAASIWLGAALLGAAISMMLLIVTRKSKLAKDGKNNLPDAV; from the coding sequence ATGAGGTTACAAAATCTGACTTCACCTGAACTGCTTTTTACAAATCAGCCATTTCAATCAAAAGAGGAAGCTATTCGGTTTTTGATAGACAAGCTCGACCGGGCGGGGAAGCTTCATTCCAAAGATGAGTTTTACGATGCTGTGCTGGAGAGGGAGGGGCTTTCTCCTACGGGATTTGAAGGGGGGCTGGCCATTCCCCACGGAAAGTCAACGGCTGTAAAGGAAGCCGCCTTTGCTGTTGCTACCATTGAGAAGCCGTTATCCGACTGGGAGAGTATCGATCCTTCCAATCAGGTTGAATTGGTCATTCTCCTGGCGATTCCGGAAAATGAAGGGGGATCCACGCACCTGAACCTGCTGGCGGAATTCGTGACCAGACTCTCGGATGAAACGTATAAAGCCCGTCTTCAAAAGTCGGGGTCAAGCGGGGAGATGTTTGACAACCTTGACCGGACAGGGGAGGAAGAACCGGCTGAAAAGGCGCCAGTCGCGAAAGGTCAGACGATTTTAGCTGTCACCGCCTGTCCTGCAGGCATTGCCCACACGTATATGGCAGCGGAAGCCCTTGTGAAAGCCGGGAAGGAACTCGGTGTGAACGTGTTTGTTGAAAAGCAGGGAGCCAATGGTGTGGAAGACCGCCATACGAAAAAGCAACTGAGAGAAGCGGATGCCGTCATTTTTGCCGTCGACGTGGCTGTAAAGGACGGAGAACGCTACCGCCACCTTCCAAAATTGAAAACAACAGTGGCCCAGCCCCTGAAAAATGCCCGGGGTATTGTACAGGAAGCCATTGATAAAGCCGGTACGAAACCGAAGAAAGAGTATGTGGATGAGGATGGTTCCGAAGAGGAAGAGGATAAAAAGTCTTTCAAGACAGAGATCAAAGATTCTGTTTTAACGGGAATCTCCTACATCATACCGATTATCGTTGCCGGAGGGATGACACTGGCCTTTGCCGTCCTGGTGTCCGAGGCGTTTAACCTTCAGCATCTGTACGAACAGGAAGGATCGTGGCTCTGGTATTTAAGAGAACTTGGAGGCACCCTTCTCGGCACACTCATGGTACCGATCCTTGCTGCCTACATGGCCTACTCGATTGCAGATAAGCCGGCACTGGGCCCGGGGTTTGCTGCAGGGGTAGCCGCAAACCTGATCGGAAGCGGTTTTCTGGGCGGGATGCTCGGCGGTATTCTCGCCGGTTACTTCCTCAGATACCTGAAGCATAAAGTAAAGCCGAAAGGGACGTTTGCCGGCTTTGTCAGCTTCTGGGTGTATCCGGTAATCGGGACGCTCGTTGTCGGTTCTGTGATGCTGTTTGTAATCGGACAGCCGCTCGCCTTCTTAAACGAAGGGCTCGTAAACTGGCTGGAAGGACTGTCGGGAACGAATGCCATTCTTCTCGGGATCGTGCTGGGTGCCATGGTGTCCTTTGATTTAGGGGGACCGGTAAACAAGGCGGCCTACACGTTCTGTATCGGAGCGATGGCCATGGGGAATTTTGTCCCTTACGCCGCCTTTGCTTCCGTAAAAATGGTGTCAGCCTTTGCCGTAACTGGGGCTACGCTTCTTGCCAAGCATTACTTTACGAAACAGGAGCGGGAAGTTGGCAAGCAGACCTGGCTCCTGGGACTTGCAGGGATTAAGGAAGGCGCCATTCCGTTTATGATGAATGATCCGCTCCGGGTGATTCCGTCCCTTGTGGCCGGTTCAGCCGTAACAGGAGCGATCGTGGCGTACTTTAATATCGGCCTGGCCGTACCTGGTGCCGGCATCTTCTCCCTTGCACTCGTAGAAGGACAGACACTGATTCTGGCCGCCTCCATCTGGCTCGGAGCCGCTCTTCTCGGTGCAGCGATCTCTATGATGCTGCTTATCGTGACGCGGAAATCCAAGCTTGCAAAGGATGGAAAGAACAATTTGCCTGATGCTGTATAA
- the mngB gene encoding mannosylglycerate hydrolase: MKKVHIVPHMHWDREWYFSTEESRILLVNNMEEIMDMLETNPDYPYYVLDGQTSILEDYFAVKPENKERVKKLVQDGRLIIGPWYTQTDEMVVGGESVVRNLLYGIKDCEAFGSHMKIGYLPDSFGQSSQMPQILNGFDITYSIFWRGTSERHGTDKTEFYWESDDGSRVLVQLFPLGYAIGKYLPEDEEKLTERIDKYFTVLDRGATTENIILPNGHDQMPIQKNIFTVIDKLHQLYPDREFFLSKYENVFEQLEKQELPTLQGEFLDGKYMRVHRSIFSTRMDIKAANTRIENKITNILEPLASIAYRLGFEYPHGLIELIWKEMMKNHAHDSIGCCCSDKVHQEIFNRFFLAEEKVDELIRFYKRKIVDAMNTEKEADRLTAFNLLPYEREEVVTTTVTSKLTSFKLVDKDENEVDFEVVDSEVIDPGLIDRQIVHYGNYEPFIQYTVQVKDRIPAMGYKTYFVVEDDREFAQTEAAADKVETDFYEIAVNQNGTLHVHSKELDKSFDQVLLLENGGDDGDEYDYSPLPGETLIYSNEVEAEVSVKQNNYEANIDISYKLEVPAHLADRKEGKRTSTVDVHFELTLANHKPVIDVKVHLDNHACDHRLRALIPTEIASSFSVSDNQFGLIKRDVYDEAMDVWEEEGWSERPDAIYPMLSFAGLSGDDYGVSVLTNSTREYEIVGDGYDTIAVTLFRSVGVLGKEELLRRPGRPSGIKMPTPDSQMLGKLTLEFALAFHEPDANVGRMAKDYTTPVECYNKIPHDAMKLNQENIVTPLSYSFLEEVTPAAVLSTLKKAEKEDRFVLRFFNPGEQETEAAFEVKGDVSAAHEGKLNEQAVSPLKVDRNRLSAKVKKNQVQTVLFE, from the coding sequence ATGAAAAAGGTTCATATCGTACCACATATGCATTGGGATCGTGAATGGTATTTTTCAACGGAGGAATCTCGTATTCTCCTTGTGAACAATATGGAAGAAATCATGGATATGCTGGAAACCAACCCGGACTATCCCTATTACGTACTGGATGGACAGACGTCCATTCTCGAAGACTACTTCGCTGTAAAGCCGGAAAACAAAGAGCGGGTGAAAAAGCTTGTTCAGGATGGCAGGCTCATCATCGGACCGTGGTATACCCAGACCGATGAGATGGTTGTCGGCGGGGAGTCGGTTGTGCGGAATCTTCTATACGGCATTAAAGACTGTGAGGCTTTTGGCAGCCATATGAAAATCGGCTACCTTCCGGATTCCTTCGGCCAGTCCTCGCAGATGCCCCAGATTCTTAACGGGTTTGACATTACGTACTCGATTTTCTGGCGGGGCACGTCTGAACGGCACGGCACGGACAAAACAGAATTTTACTGGGAGTCTGACGATGGCTCCCGCGTCCTTGTCCAGCTGTTCCCCCTCGGATACGCCATTGGAAAGTATCTTCCGGAAGACGAGGAAAAGCTGACGGAGCGGATCGACAAATACTTTACGGTTTTGGACAGAGGAGCGACCACGGAGAATATTATTCTGCCGAATGGTCATGACCAGATGCCGATTCAGAAGAATATCTTTACGGTTATTGATAAACTTCATCAGCTGTATCCTGACCGGGAATTCTTCTTAAGCAAGTATGAGAATGTCTTTGAGCAGCTGGAAAAGCAGGAGCTCCCGACGCTTCAGGGAGAGTTTCTGGATGGCAAGTACATGCGTGTCCACAGAAGTATTTTTTCAACAAGAATGGACATTAAGGCTGCCAATACACGGATTGAAAATAAGATCACGAACATCCTGGAGCCCCTTGCTTCGATTGCGTACCGCCTTGGTTTTGAATATCCTCATGGATTGATTGAGCTGATTTGGAAGGAAATGATGAAAAATCACGCTCATGACAGCATCGGGTGCTGCTGCTCAGACAAAGTGCATCAGGAGATTTTTAACCGTTTCTTTCTTGCCGAGGAGAAGGTGGATGAACTGATCAGGTTTTATAAACGAAAGATCGTCGATGCCATGAACACAGAGAAGGAAGCGGACCGCCTTACCGCATTTAATCTCCTTCCTTATGAACGGGAAGAGGTGGTCACAACGACCGTCACATCGAAGCTGACGTCATTTAAGCTCGTAGATAAGGACGAAAATGAAGTGGACTTTGAAGTCGTGGACAGTGAAGTGATCGACCCTGGCTTAATTGACCGCCAGATTGTGCATTATGGAAATTACGAACCGTTTATTCAGTATACGGTTCAGGTAAAAGACCGGATTCCGGCTATGGGATATAAAACGTACTTCGTCGTGGAGGATGACCGGGAATTTGCTCAGACAGAAGCGGCAGCTGATAAGGTGGAAACGGACTTTTACGAGATAGCTGTTAATCAGAACGGTACCTTACATGTCCACAGCAAGGAGCTGGACAAATCGTTTGATCAGGTTCTTCTCCTTGAAAACGGGGGAGACGACGGGGATGAATATGATTATTCCCCACTGCCTGGTGAAACGCTGATTTACAGTAACGAAGTGGAAGCAGAGGTTTCCGTAAAACAGAACAATTATGAAGCCAATATTGACATTTCGTATAAGCTGGAGGTGCCGGCCCATCTGGCTGACCGCAAAGAAGGAAAGCGGACAAGCACTGTGGATGTGCATTTTGAACTCACACTCGCCAATCACAAACCTGTCATTGACGTGAAGGTTCATCTCGATAACCATGCCTGTGATCATCGGTTAAGAGCACTTATTCCAACAGAGATCGCCTCATCATTTTCTGTCTCTGACAACCAGTTTGGCCTCATTAAACGGGATGTCTATGATGAAGCCATGGATGTCTGGGAAGAGGAAGGATGGAGTGAACGTCCTGATGCCATTTACCCGATGCTCAGTTTCGCGGGGCTGTCGGGTGATGACTACGGGGTCAGTGTCCTGACAAACAGCACAAGGGAATATGAGATCGTCGGGGACGGTTACGACACGATTGCCGTAACGTTATTCAGAAGCGTTGGTGTTCTTGGGAAAGAAGAGCTGCTCAGAAGACCGGGCCGCCCATCGGGGATCAAAATGCCGACCCCTGATTCACAAATGCTCGGGAAGCTCACTTTGGAATTCGCTCTCGCTTTCCATGAACCCGATGCGAATGTGGGAAGAATGGCAAAAGACTATACAACACCGGTTGAATGCTACAATAAAATCCCTCACGATGCCATGAAGCTCAATCAGGAGAATATCGTCACACCTCTCAGCTACAGTTTTCTGGAGGAAGTGACGCCTGCCGCTGTACTGAGCACTCTGAAAAAAGCAGAAAAAGAAGACCGGTTTGTCCTGCGGTTTTTCAACCCGGGAGAACAAGAAACCGAGGCAGCATTTGAGGTGAAGGGAGACGTCTCGGCAGCGCATGAAGGCAAG